One Bacillus marinisedimentorum DNA window includes the following coding sequences:
- the treP gene encoding PTS system trehalose-specific EIIBC component, giving the protein MSVTKESVEQIIDAVGGQENISAATHCVTRLRLVLVDDNKVDAEKLENIDIVKGSFKTNGQFQVIIGQGLVDKAYKILVELTGIGEASKQDIKDQASSKMNPLQRAIKILADIFIPILPAIVTAGLLMGINNILTGSGIFYEDQAFIDVHTQFADFANIINLIANTAFVFLPGLIGWSAVKRFGGSPLLGIVLGLMLVHPDLLNAWGYAQAKEAGEIPYWNLFGLDVAKVGYQGQVLPVLFASYILAVVEKFLTKRVPDAFQLLIVAPVTLLVTGFAAFIVIGPVTFAIGNAITSAFVGLFDQFAALGGLLYGAIYSPLVITGMHHTFLAVDLQLISNIGGTFLWPIVALSNIAQGSAALAMMVLAKDEKLKGLSMTSAISAYLGITEPAMFGVNLRFKYPFIAAMTGAALAGAYITVSDVIAPSIGVGGLPAFLSIVPQSWVPFFIGMGIAVAVPFALTIVFHKFKGTERAGAKKKSSVKTSEAVN; this is encoded by the coding sequence ATGAGCGTAACAAAAGAATCTGTCGAACAGATTATTGACGCGGTCGGCGGCCAGGAAAACATTTCTGCTGCGACACACTGTGTGACTCGGCTTCGGCTCGTCCTAGTGGATGATAACAAGGTGGATGCCGAAAAACTCGAAAACATTGATATTGTAAAAGGGTCATTTAAAACAAACGGACAATTTCAGGTCATTATCGGACAAGGACTTGTCGATAAAGCTTACAAAATCCTTGTTGAATTGACGGGAATTGGAGAAGCATCAAAGCAGGATATCAAAGATCAAGCTTCAAGCAAAATGAATCCGCTTCAGCGGGCCATTAAAATTCTGGCTGATATTTTCATTCCGATTTTGCCCGCAATCGTTACAGCCGGTTTGCTGATGGGGATCAACAACATCCTTACAGGTTCAGGGATTTTTTACGAAGATCAGGCTTTTATTGATGTCCATACCCAGTTTGCTGATTTTGCCAATATCATTAACTTGATTGCGAATACCGCGTTCGTCTTCCTGCCAGGTTTGATCGGATGGTCTGCTGTCAAGAGATTCGGCGGAAGCCCGCTTCTCGGTATCGTTCTTGGACTTATGCTTGTGCACCCGGATTTGCTGAACGCATGGGGTTATGCGCAGGCGAAAGAAGCAGGAGAAATTCCTTACTGGAATCTGTTCGGCCTTGATGTAGCGAAAGTCGGTTATCAAGGTCAGGTCTTGCCGGTTCTGTTTGCTTCTTATATTCTTGCTGTAGTTGAAAAGTTTCTGACAAAGCGTGTGCCTGATGCATTCCAACTGTTGATTGTGGCACCAGTTACATTGCTTGTTACCGGGTTTGCAGCATTTATCGTTATCGGTCCTGTCACATTTGCAATTGGTAATGCGATTACATCCGCATTTGTCGGCCTGTTCGATCAATTTGCGGCATTGGGCGGACTGCTGTATGGTGCGATTTATTCACCGCTTGTCATTACCGGAATGCACCATACCTTCCTTGCAGTTGACCTTCAGCTGATTTCCAATATCGGCGGCACATTCTTGTGGCCGATCGTGGCACTTTCAAATATCGCCCAGGGATCTGCTGCATTAGCGATGATGGTCCTTGCAAAAGATGAAAAGCTTAAAGGTCTATCTATGACATCTGCCATATCTGCATATCTCGGCATTACAGAACCGGCGATGTTCGGTGTGAACCTGCGCTTTAAATATCCGTTCATTGCTGCGATGACCGGTGCGGCGCTTGCAGGTGCGTATATTACAGTAAGTGACGTCATTGCACCATCAATTGGTGTCGGCGGACTTCCGGCCTTCCTTTCCATTGTTCCGCAGTCATGGGTTCCGTTTTTCATAGGCATGGGGATCGCAGTCGCAGTGCCGTTTGCCTTAACGATTGTGTTCCATAAATTTAAAGGGACAGAACGCGCAGGTGCGAAGAAAAAATCTTCAGTTAAGACATCTGAAGCTGTTAATTAA